In Synechococcus sp. UW69, a single genomic region encodes these proteins:
- a CDS encoding SDR family NAD(P)-dependent oxidoreductase: protein MQRTVLLTGASRGIGRSIAKRLLDEGHRLSLGLRDPDSLRGAELDVDRVAHHPYDARDPASAEAWVEATIHQWGQIDTLIHCAGILRRTPLLFANGEERDLDELWSVNVMGPWWLTRAAWPSLASCGHGRIQVLVSMSGKRVKGRMAGYPVSKYALMALCQSMRNEGWDQGIRVTAICPSWVNTDMARAVTAVQPAEMTQPGDLAMLSSTLLSLPDASVPFELAMNCSFET from the coding sequence ATGCAACGCACTGTCTTGCTCACCGGAGCCAGTCGGGGTATCGGTCGGTCCATTGCGAAGCGGCTCCTTGATGAGGGGCATCGTCTCAGCCTCGGCTTGCGAGATCCAGATTCACTTAGGGGAGCCGAACTTGATGTCGACCGTGTTGCCCATCACCCCTACGACGCCAGGGACCCCGCGAGTGCTGAAGCCTGGGTGGAGGCCACCATTCACCAGTGGGGACAGATCGACACCCTGATTCATTGTGCTGGAATTTTGCGTCGCACCCCGCTGCTGTTTGCCAATGGCGAAGAGCGCGACCTGGATGAACTCTGGTCCGTCAATGTGATGGGACCCTGGTGGCTGACTCGCGCCGCCTGGCCATCCTTGGCGTCCTGTGGCCATGGGCGGATTCAGGTTCTGGTCTCGATGAGTGGCAAGCGCGTCAAGGGGCGTATGGCGGGATACCCCGTCAGCAAATACGCCTTGATGGCGCTTTGTCAGAGCATGCGCAATGAAGGCTGGGACCAGGGGATTCGCGTGACCGCGATCTGCCCCAGTTGGGTTAACACCGACATGGCTCGTGCGGTGACGGCGGTGCAACCGGCAGAAATGACCCAACCCGGTGACCTGGCGATGCTTTCCAGCACCCTCCTGTCGCTGCCGGATGCTTCGGTTCCATTCGAGTTAGCGATGAATTGTTCCTTCGAAACCTGA
- a CDS encoding TIGR00730 family Rossman fold protein, translating into MHRIAVYCGSRSGESLLFQTAANELGALLASKGIALVYGGARIGLMGAVADAALASGGEVIGVIPEPLMLDEVVHTGLTRLDVVGSMHERKARMIELADAVIAMPGGLGTLEELFEALTWAQLRFHAKPIGMLNVNGYFDALLRFLDDCVSTGFMTMPNRALLVDASTPQSLLNQLLNVT; encoded by the coding sequence ATGCATCGGATCGCTGTGTATTGCGGCTCTCGGAGTGGAGAGTCTCTCTTGTTCCAGACTGCCGCCAATGAGTTGGGCGCCTTGCTTGCCTCCAAAGGCATCGCCCTGGTTTACGGCGGAGCTCGGATTGGCTTGATGGGTGCTGTTGCTGATGCCGCTCTGGCCTCGGGTGGTGAGGTGATCGGGGTGATCCCTGAGCCGTTGATGCTCGATGAGGTCGTGCATACCGGCTTGACCCGTCTGGATGTTGTGGGCTCGATGCATGAGCGCAAAGCGCGGATGATTGAGTTGGCTGATGCGGTAATTGCAATGCCCGGTGGTCTTGGAACGCTCGAGGAGTTGTTTGAGGCACTGACATGGGCTCAGCTTCGTTTTCATGCCAAACCGATCGGCATGCTCAATGTGAATGGCTACTTCGACGCTTTGCTGAGATTTCTGGATGACTGCGTCTCGACAGGATTCATGACGATGCCAAATCGAGCGCTCCTGGTGGATGCATCGACGCCACAATCTCTTCTCAATCAACTCTTGAACGTGACCTGA
- a CDS encoding HIT family protein, with the protein MNPAPLNTISVESCAICQLHADPEARQRYEILRSELWVLRHHPDPAPFSGWLLLDSLRHCSGPVDFSEAEASDWGRAVRDASHLVKQITGCERVYAIAFGEGAQHLHLHLIPRHLDEPASKAWAVADLYRAMDSGDRAALDPAAVASLVQRSRSLITAQS; encoded by the coding sequence TTGAACCCTGCACCGTTGAACACCATCTCCGTGGAAAGCTGTGCCATTTGTCAGCTGCATGCCGACCCTGAAGCCCGACAGCGTTATGAGATTCTGCGGTCTGAGCTCTGGGTGCTGCGCCATCACCCAGACCCAGCCCCATTCTCCGGCTGGCTCTTGCTTGATTCACTACGCCACTGTTCTGGACCTGTGGATTTCTCTGAGGCGGAGGCCTCAGACTGGGGACGCGCAGTAAGAGATGCCAGTCATCTTGTGAAGCAGATCACCGGGTGCGAGCGCGTGTATGCGATCGCCTTCGGTGAAGGTGCCCAACACCTTCATCTGCATCTCATCCCTCGACACCTCGATGAACCGGCCTCCAAGGCCTGGGCCGTTGCAGACCTTTATCGCGCCATGGATTCAGGTGATCGAGCTGCATTAGATCCAGCTGCTGTGGCCTCGTTAGTTCAACGCAGTCGTTCCTTAATCACCGCTCAGAGTTGA